In Synechococcus sp. CB0101, a genomic segment contains:
- a CDS encoding DUF924 family protein has product MSDARPDIGAEAVLHFWFNESKPRQWFRRCDAFDAEVRHRFGALTEQACAGGLGSWEAEPESALALVLVLDQFSRQIWRDQARAFSGDARALALSQRALKLGWIEAEPVRVRRQFWLMPQLHSECLEVVEASVALFDRYSDPATTAIARRHADLLRRFGRYPHRNLALGRRATPPELELLQPPAAPAETMCCERCQAHGPIHYRVSTALDPQWQLVCPQCWPSLRAQPGYRYGGTRKANRRRRS; this is encoded by the coding sequence ATGAGCGATGCCCGCCCCGATATCGGGGCCGAGGCTGTTCTCCACTTCTGGTTCAACGAGAGCAAACCGCGCCAGTGGTTTCGCCGCTGCGACGCCTTCGACGCTGAGGTGCGCCATCGCTTCGGCGCACTCACCGAACAGGCCTGCGCCGGAGGTCTCGGCAGCTGGGAAGCGGAGCCAGAGAGCGCCCTGGCCTTGGTGCTGGTGCTCGATCAATTCAGCCGCCAGATCTGGCGCGATCAGGCCCGGGCCTTCAGCGGTGATGCCCGCGCCCTGGCCCTCAGCCAACGGGCTCTGAAACTCGGCTGGATTGAGGCTGAACCGGTTCGCGTGCGGCGCCAGTTCTGGCTGATGCCGCAGTTGCACAGCGAATGCCTTGAGGTGGTGGAGGCCAGCGTGGCGCTCTTTGATCGCTACAGCGATCCCGCCACCACCGCCATCGCCAGACGCCATGCGGATCTGCTGCGGCGCTTCGGGCGCTACCCGCATCGCAATCTCGCCCTCGGCCGGCGCGCCACGCCGCCGGAACTCGAGCTGCTGCAACCTCCAGCCGCGCCAGCGGAAACGATGTGCTGCGAGCGCTGCCAGGCCCATGGGCCGATCCACTACCGGGTGAGCACGGCGTTGGATCCGCAATGGCAACTGGTGTGCCCGCAGTGCTGGCCCAGCCTGCGCGCGCAACCCGGCTATCGCTACGGCGGTACGCGCAAGGCCAATCGCCGCCGCCGCTCTTAG
- a CDS encoding superoxide dismutase, which yields MKRALINGLAAVVILLGLALPARAEFTLPPLPYAPDALEPAIDATTMTIHHDKHHGAYVANLNGQIKGNPQLAKLSLDALQGQISRFPVAVRNNGGGHWNHSQFWAVMAPAGEGGAPSPELLAAIEASFGSLQAMQTQFSQAAAARFGSGWAWLIRTPDGGLAITSTANQDNPLMDLPEIERGTPLLGLDVWEHAYYLNYQNRRPDYISAWWDLVNWNEVNRRFSASV from the coding sequence ATGAAGCGCGCGTTGATCAACGGCCTGGCGGCCGTGGTGATCCTGCTGGGGTTGGCCCTGCCGGCGAGGGCTGAGTTCACGCTGCCGCCGTTGCCCTATGCCCCGGATGCGCTGGAGCCGGCGATCGACGCCACCACGATGACCATCCACCACGACAAGCATCACGGCGCCTACGTGGCCAACCTCAATGGCCAGATCAAGGGCAACCCGCAGCTGGCGAAGCTCAGCCTCGATGCTCTGCAGGGGCAGATCTCGCGCTTCCCGGTGGCGGTGCGCAACAACGGTGGCGGCCACTGGAATCACAGCCAGTTCTGGGCGGTGATGGCGCCGGCGGGTGAGGGCGGAGCACCATCGCCGGAGCTGCTGGCGGCGATTGAGGCGAGCTTCGGCTCGTTGCAGGCGATGCAAACCCAGTTCAGCCAGGCGGCCGCTGCGCGCTTCGGCTCGGGTTGGGCCTGGTTGATTCGCACACCTGATGGGGGTCTGGCGATCACCAGCACCGCCAATCAGGACAACCCCCTGATGGATCTGCCGGAGATCGAGCGCGGCACGCCGTTGCTCGGGCTCGACGTGTGGGAGCACGCCTACTACCTCAACTACCAGAACCGCCGGCCCGACTACATCAGCGCCTGGTGGGATCTGGTGAACTGGAACGAAGTGAACCGCCGCTTCAGCGCATCGGTATGA
- a CDS encoding cytochrome P450 — protein MGTTTQATSLPSTGAVTGLLEALAFFRDPDFASTRFAQFGDVFETRLVGQQLVFIRGGQAISDLLAQPEATEGWWPESVKQLLGSRSLANRNGADHRARRRAVGQLFSAAALKRYTPEIVALVDGLALELQQAPAPLRLVDRMRRFAFSVIATVVLGLEGSDVEALFADFEIWTRALFSVPIAIPGSPFARALQARARLLARLKQVLQRAPEHRSGGLDLLSGAVDEAGLPLSDDDLVEQLLLLLFAGYETTASSLSCLMAALLQHPQQAAWLQEEIEVLPWPGYEGESTPRLTAVVQEVMRLNPPVGGFFRRTTAPLVLAGVQVPAGRVVQVALAASNRISSSGADDLDQFRPERHLEAESGLTLLPFGGGERVCLGKALAELEIRLMAVGLLRQVRLQLQPDQDLSLALIPSPSPRDGLLVMPL, from the coding sequence ATGGGTACAACAACTCAAGCGACGTCTCTTCCCAGCACCGGCGCGGTGACCGGGCTGCTCGAGGCGCTGGCGTTCTTCCGCGATCCGGATTTCGCCAGCACGCGCTTTGCGCAGTTCGGGGATGTGTTTGAGACCCGGCTGGTGGGTCAGCAGCTGGTGTTCATCCGAGGTGGTCAGGCGATCAGCGATCTGTTGGCCCAGCCCGAGGCCACAGAGGGCTGGTGGCCCGAGAGCGTGAAACAACTTCTGGGTAGCCGTTCGCTGGCCAACCGCAATGGCGCCGATCACCGCGCCCGCCGGCGGGCGGTGGGTCAACTGTTTTCGGCGGCGGCGCTGAAGCGCTACACGCCGGAGATCGTTGCGCTGGTGGATGGCTTGGCGCTCGAGCTGCAGCAGGCTCCTGCGCCTCTGCGCCTGGTGGATCGCATGCGCCGCTTTGCCTTCAGCGTGATTGCCACGGTGGTGCTGGGGCTGGAGGGCAGCGATGTGGAGGCGCTGTTCGCCGATTTCGAGATCTGGACGCGGGCGCTGTTTTCCGTGCCGATCGCGATCCCGGGCAGCCCGTTTGCCCGGGCGCTCCAGGCCCGGGCACGGCTATTGGCGCGCCTGAAGCAGGTGCTGCAACGTGCCCCGGAGCATCGCAGCGGTGGGCTGGATCTGCTCAGTGGCGCTGTGGATGAGGCTGGCTTGCCTCTCAGTGACGACGACCTGGTGGAGCAGTTGTTGTTGCTGCTTTTCGCCGGCTATGAGACCACGGCCTCCTCGTTGAGCTGCCTGATGGCAGCCCTGTTGCAGCACCCCCAGCAAGCGGCCTGGTTGCAGGAGGAGATCGAGGTGCTTCCTTGGCCTGGCTACGAGGGCGAGTCAACGCCGCGGCTTACGGCGGTGGTGCAGGAGGTGATGCGCCTGAATCCACCGGTGGGTGGCTTCTTCCGCCGCACCACAGCGCCGCTGGTGCTGGCGGGTGTGCAGGTGCCGGCCGGCCGTGTGGTGCAGGTGGCCCTGGCCGCCTCCAACCGCATCAGCTCCAGTGGTGCCGATGATCTGGATCAGTTCCGGCCTGAGCGACACCTCGAGGCAGAGAGCGGTCTCACCCTGCTGCCGTTCGGCGGCGGTGAGCGGGTGTGCCTCGGCAAGGCGCTGGCGGAGCTGGAAATCCGCTTGATGGCAGTGGGTCTGCTGCGTCAGGTGCGGCTGCAGTTGCAGCCCGATCAGGATCTGAGCCTGGCGTTGATCCCCAGCCCCAGCCCGCGCGATGGGCTGCTGGTGATGCCGCTTTAG
- a CDS encoding L,D-transpeptidase, whose amino-acid sequence MLRLPSLAVVGLAVTLVGCSSAQKASKPASVVTGPIQINLDLKDSSKSFGVVPLGEERKIFKVGYGKNGVTCAGSRFEEGYTPLGTFKVNAILSNDRFEMDPALIKQSGKTEAELKQMLFKSMNSIDFSGDGEIGEYGIGYVSLAPVNSVKQPFRFNTYDGKFRWYSFAIHGSNNDARIGQRITGGCVNVGALILKVLLSSVKLGDEVIVNANGPCTP is encoded by the coding sequence ATGCTCCGCTTGCCGTCGCTCGCTGTGGTGGGCCTGGCTGTAACGCTGGTGGGATGCAGCTCAGCTCAGAAGGCCAGCAAGCCGGCCTCGGTGGTGACTGGCCCGATCCAGATCAATCTCGATCTGAAGGATTCCTCCAAGAGCTTTGGTGTGGTGCCCCTCGGTGAGGAGCGCAAGATCTTCAAGGTGGGCTATGGCAAAAACGGTGTGACCTGCGCCGGTAGCCGCTTTGAAGAGGGCTATACGCCGCTGGGCACCTTCAAGGTGAACGCCATCCTCAGCAATGACCGCTTTGAGATGGACCCGGCCTTGATCAAGCAATCGGGCAAAACGGAAGCCGAACTGAAGCAGATGCTGTTCAAAAGCATGAATTCCATCGATTTCAGTGGCGATGGAGAGATCGGTGAATACGGCATCGGCTATGTGAGCCTGGCGCCGGTGAACAGCGTGAAGCAGCCCTTTCGCTTCAACACTTACGACGGCAAATTCCGCTGGTACAGCTTTGCCATTCACGGCAGCAACAACGACGCCCGCATCGGTCAGCGGATCACCGGCGGATGTGTGAATGTGGGCGCGCTGATCCTGAAGGT